From one Micromonospora siamensis genomic stretch:
- the sepH gene encoding septation protein SepH translates to MRPVRFVALSEDGQALVLADEVGRLLALPIDERIASALHAEPGAPPLAVVSTAADPLPSLSPRDIQAKIRSGESAEDVARVAGVPVDRVLRYAGPVLQERAMLAQHARRTRLKGAEKPTPLAEVVNGRLAQHGIDTEKISWDAYRRDDGTWRIIATWPSGKATAQAVWDLDKTRQNVVPHDDMAQYLCAERPTPILGQEPAPERGGHGLPGPSRGEPSRGGHGLPAAAGEQRSGRDPIRAGRDALLASLDRPLGGTSGRGLDPRSPAALAGSDAPRQRAVGGGAAALLGGGQGSAFDDDSDAPKEVPAVPSLAVLRPRRTGAAAAAAAGGESTDASGKPRKRLPSWDDVLFGSGPAARESS, encoded by the coding sequence ATGCGCCCAGTACGCTTCGTCGCCCTCTCCGAGGACGGCCAGGCTCTGGTGCTCGCCGACGAGGTCGGGCGCCTGCTCGCCCTCCCGATCGACGAACGCATCGCCTCGGCGCTGCACGCCGAGCCCGGGGCACCGCCGCTCGCGGTGGTGTCGACCGCCGCCGACCCGTTGCCGTCACTCTCGCCGCGGGACATCCAGGCCAAGATCCGTTCGGGTGAGTCCGCCGAGGACGTCGCCCGGGTCGCCGGCGTGCCGGTCGACCGGGTGCTGCGTTACGCCGGCCCGGTGCTCCAGGAGCGGGCCATGCTCGCCCAGCACGCCCGCCGCACCCGGCTCAAGGGCGCCGAGAAGCCCACCCCGCTGGCCGAGGTGGTCAACGGCCGGCTGGCCCAGCACGGCATCGACACCGAGAAGATCTCCTGGGACGCGTACCGCCGGGACGACGGCACCTGGCGGATCATCGCCACCTGGCCGTCGGGCAAGGCCACCGCGCAGGCGGTCTGGGACCTGGACAAGACCCGGCAGAACGTCGTTCCGCACGACGACATGGCGCAATACCTCTGCGCGGAGCGGCCCACGCCGATCCTCGGCCAGGAGCCGGCGCCGGAGCGGGGCGGTCACGGCCTGCCCGGTCCGTCGCGCGGCGAGCCGAGCCGGGGTGGGCACGGGCTGCCCGCCGCCGCCGGCGAGCAGAGGTCCGGCCGGGACCCGATCCGGGCCGGTCGGGACGCCCTGCTGGCCTCGCTGGACCGGCCGCTCGGCGGCACCTCCGGTCGCGGGCTCGACCCGCGTTCCCCGGCCGCGCTGGCCGGCTCCGACGCGCCCCGGCAACGGGCCGTCGGCGGGGGCGCCGCGGCGCTGCTCGGCGGTGGCCAGGGCTCGGCGTTCGACGACGACTCGGACGCGCCCAAGGAGGTCCCGGCCGTGCCGTCGCTGGCGGTGCTCCGGCCCCGGCGTACCGGCGCGGCCGCTGCGGCGGCTGCCGGCGGCGAGTCGACGGACGCCTCGGGCAAGCCGCGCAAGCGCCTGCCCAGCTGGGACGACGTGCTCTTCGGCAGCGGCCCGGCGGCCCGCGAGTCCTCCTGA
- a CDS encoding citrate synthase 2, with translation MADFKPGLEGVVAFETEIAEPDREGGALRYRGVDIEDLIGQVSFGNVWALLVDGRFGPGLPPAEPFPVPVHSGDIRVDVQSAVAMLAPYWGLSQLLDISDEQAREDLARVSVTALSFVAQSARGLGLPAVPQKEIDKASTIVERFMKRWRGEPDPRHVKAVDAYFISAAEHGLNASTFTARIVASTGADAAACISSGIGALSGPLHGGAPSRVLTMLEAVERSGDAEGYVKGVLDRGERLMGFGHRVYRAEDPRARVLRRTAKELGAPRFEIAEALEKAALAELQARRPDRVLATNVEFWSAVVLDFAEVPAHMFTSMFTCARMGGWSAHILEQKRLNRLVRPSARYVGPGTRKPQDVEGWAAIPHGV, from the coding sequence ATGGCCGACTTCAAACCGGGCCTGGAGGGCGTCGTCGCCTTCGAGACCGAGATCGCCGAGCCCGACCGGGAGGGCGGTGCGCTGCGCTACCGCGGCGTCGACATCGAGGACCTGATCGGCCAGGTCTCCTTCGGCAACGTCTGGGCCCTGCTGGTCGACGGCCGGTTCGGCCCGGGCCTGCCGCCGGCCGAGCCGTTCCCGGTGCCGGTGCACTCCGGTGACATCCGGGTCGACGTGCAGTCCGCCGTCGCCATGCTCGCCCCGTACTGGGGGCTCAGCCAGCTGCTGGACATCTCCGACGAGCAGGCCCGCGAGGACCTGGCCCGGGTGTCGGTCACCGCGCTCTCCTTCGTCGCCCAGTCGGCCCGCGGCCTCGGCCTGCCGGCCGTGCCGCAGAAGGAGATCGACAAGGCGTCCACCATCGTCGAGCGGTTCATGAAGCGCTGGCGCGGCGAGCCCGACCCGCGGCACGTCAAGGCCGTTGACGCGTACTTCATCTCGGCCGCCGAGCACGGCCTGAACGCCTCCACCTTCACCGCCCGGATCGTCGCCTCCACCGGCGCGGACGCCGCGGCCTGCATCTCCTCGGGCATCGGCGCGCTCTCCGGCCCGCTGCACGGCGGCGCCCCCTCCCGGGTGCTGACCATGCTCGAGGCCGTCGAGCGCAGCGGCGACGCCGAGGGGTACGTCAAGGGCGTCCTCGACCGCGGCGAGCGGCTGATGGGCTTCGGCCACCGGGTCTACCGGGCCGAGGACCCGCGCGCCCGCGTGCTCCGGCGTACGGCCAAGGAGCTGGGCGCGCCCCGCTTCGAGATCGCCGAGGCGCTGGAGAAGGCCGCCCTGGCCGAGCTCCAGGCCCGCCGCCCGGACCGGGTGCTCGCCACCAACGTCGAGTTCTGGTCGGCCGTGGTGCTGGACTTCGCCGAGGTGCCGGCGCACATGTTCACCTCGATGTTCACCTGCGCCCGGATGGGCGGCTGGTCCGCGCACATCCTGGAGCAGAAGCGACTCAACCGGCTGGTCCGGCCGTCGGCGCGCTACGTCGGCCCGGGCACCCGCAAGCCGCAGGACGTCGAGGGTTGGGCCGCCATCCCGCACGGCGTCTGA
- the pdxH gene encoding pyridoxamine 5'-phosphate oxidase — protein MRHEYAADLGLTEADLAGDWHTQFDRWFADAVAAGLPEPNAMVVGTADVQGRPSGRTVLLKGYDPEGFVFYTNYGSRKGAEALANPYASLVFPWFPMQRQVVVAGRVEPVGRAETQAYFASRPRGSQLGAWASTQSRPVTGRAELDEAYRAAAQRFADVEEIPAPPHWGGLRVRPESVEFWQGRASRLHDRLVFRRAGDDWVVERLAP, from the coding sequence ATGCGGCACGAGTACGCCGCCGACCTGGGGTTGACCGAGGCGGACCTGGCCGGGGACTGGCACACCCAGTTCGACCGCTGGTTCGCCGACGCGGTCGCCGCCGGGCTGCCCGAACCGAACGCCATGGTGGTCGGCACCGCCGACGTCCAGGGCCGGCCCAGCGGCCGGACCGTGCTGCTCAAGGGGTACGACCCGGAGGGCTTCGTCTTCTACACCAACTACGGGTCGCGCAAGGGCGCCGAGGCGCTCGCCAACCCGTACGCCAGCCTGGTCTTCCCCTGGTTCCCGATGCAGCGGCAGGTGGTGGTCGCCGGCCGGGTGGAGCCGGTCGGCCGGGCCGAGACGCAGGCGTACTTCGCCAGCCGCCCGCGCGGCTCCCAGCTCGGGGCGTGGGCCAGCACCCAGTCGCGGCCGGTGACCGGCCGGGCGGAGCTGGACGAGGCGTACCGGGCGGCGGCGCAGCGGTTCGCCGACGTCGAGGAGATCCCCGCGCCGCCGCACTGGGGTGGGCTGCGGGTCCGGCCCGAGTCGGTGGAGTTCTGGCAGGGCCGGGCCAGCCGGCTGCACGACCGGCTGGTGTTCCGCCGGGCCGGCGACGACTGGGTGGTCGAGCGGCTGGCCCCGTGA
- the thpR gene encoding RNA 2',3'-cyclic phosphodiesterase, with translation MRLFVAVYPPPAAVDDLTERVARLRVAAATAAGINVRLADPANAHLTLAFLGEVAEDRLTEVTSTLGLAAETFRAGRDSSPRLRLGGGGRFGRGRFTVLWVDLRGDVAELSTLARLIRIGLRRGRLPHDEKPFRPHLTIARPGDRLDPADVAADQAALDGYLGPEWPAAELVLVRSHQGPHPTYDRLAAWPL, from the coding sequence GTGCGACTCTTCGTCGCCGTGTACCCGCCACCCGCGGCGGTCGACGACCTCACCGAGCGGGTGGCCCGGCTGCGGGTCGCCGCCGCCACCGCCGCCGGGATCAACGTACGGCTCGCCGACCCGGCGAACGCCCACCTCACCCTCGCCTTCCTCGGCGAGGTGGCGGAGGACCGGCTGACCGAGGTGACCAGCACCCTCGGGCTCGCCGCCGAGACCTTCCGCGCCGGCCGGGACAGCTCCCCGCGACTGCGCCTCGGCGGCGGTGGCCGCTTCGGGCGCGGCCGGTTCACCGTCCTCTGGGTAGACCTGCGCGGTGACGTCGCCGAACTGTCCACCCTGGCCAGGCTGATCCGCATCGGTCTGCGCCGGGGCCGGCTGCCGCACGACGAGAAGCCGTTCCGGCCGCACCTGACCATCGCCCGCCCCGGCGATCGGCTCGACCCCGCCGACGTGGCGGCCGACCAGGCCGCCCTGGACGGCTACCTCGGCCCCGAGTGGCCGGCGGCGGAGCTGGTCCTCGTCCGCAGCCACCAGGGCCCCCACCCCACGTACGACCGCTTGGCCGCCTGGCCCCTCTGA
- the serC gene encoding phosphoserine transaminase → MADAPTIRIPDELLPADGRFGCGPSKVRPAAVSALADVATSYLGTSHRQKTVRDQVARLRRGLAEFFSLPEGYEVVLGNGGTTAFWEVATFGLVRDRAQFASFGEFGAKFAKSVKDAPFLGEPTVRKSEPGTAPSLQAEAGVDVYATPHNETSTGVAVPISRVAGADQGSLLLVDATSGAGGLDVNVGETDVYYFAPQKCFGSDGGLWLALMSPAALERAGEIKGSGRYIPAFLDLVTAIDNSRLEQTYNTPALATIFLAAEQTDWMNSQGGLSWAAKRTAESAGIVYGWAERSSYATPFVADPALRSNVVATIDFADGVDASAIAKVLRANGIVDTEPYRKLGRNQLRVALFPAVEPADVEALTAAIDHVVERL, encoded by the coding sequence GTGGCTGACGCACCGACCATCCGGATTCCCGACGAGCTCCTGCCCGCCGACGGCCGTTTCGGCTGCGGCCCGTCCAAGGTCCGCCCGGCGGCGGTCTCCGCGCTCGCCGACGTCGCCACCAGCTACCTGGGCACCTCGCACCGGCAGAAGACGGTCCGCGACCAGGTGGCCCGGCTGCGTCGAGGGCTCGCCGAGTTCTTCTCGCTGCCCGAGGGGTACGAGGTGGTGCTCGGCAACGGCGGCACCACCGCCTTCTGGGAGGTGGCCACCTTCGGGCTGGTCCGCGACCGGGCCCAGTTCGCCAGCTTCGGCGAGTTCGGCGCGAAGTTCGCCAAGTCGGTCAAGGACGCGCCGTTCCTGGGCGAGCCGACGGTACGCAAGTCGGAGCCGGGCACCGCGCCGTCGCTGCAGGCCGAGGCGGGCGTGGACGTCTACGCCACCCCGCACAACGAGACCTCGACCGGTGTGGCCGTGCCGATCTCCCGGGTGGCGGGCGCCGACCAGGGTTCGCTGCTGCTGGTCGACGCCACCTCCGGCGCCGGCGGGCTGGACGTCAACGTCGGCGAGACCGACGTCTACTACTTCGCCCCGCAGAAGTGCTTCGGCTCCGACGGTGGCCTCTGGCTGGCCCTGATGTCGCCGGCGGCGCTGGAGCGGGCGGGCGAGATCAAGGGTTCGGGGCGCTACATTCCGGCCTTCCTCGACCTGGTCACCGCGATCGACAACTCGCGGCTGGAGCAGACCTACAACACCCCGGCGCTGGCCACCATCTTCCTGGCCGCCGAGCAGACCGACTGGATGAACTCGCAGGGCGGCCTGTCCTGGGCGGCGAAGCGCACCGCCGAGAGCGCCGGCATCGTCTACGGCTGGGCGGAGCGCTCGTCGTACGCCACCCCGTTCGTGGCGGACCCGGCGCTGCGGTCCAACGTGGTCGCCACCATCGACTTCGCCGACGGGGTGGACGCCTCGGCGATCGCGAAGGTGCTGCGCGCGAACGGCATCGTGGACACCGAGCCGTACCGGAAGCTGGGCCGCAACCAGCTGCGGGTGGCGCTCTTCCCGGCGGTCGAGCCGGCCGATGTGGAGGCGCTGACCGCCGCCATCGACCACGTCGTCGAGCGGCTCTGA
- a CDS encoding aldo/keto reductase: protein MEYTNLGRTGLSVSRLCLGTMNFGPQTSEPDSFAIMDRALDHGINFFDTANVYGWKLGEGVTEQIIGRWFDQGGGRRDKVVLATKVYGKMSDWPNDQGLSARHIIRACEESLRRLRTDTIDLYQMHHVSRTTPWEEIWQAMETLVAQGKVLYVGSSNFAGWHIAQAQAAAGRRNFLGLVSEQSIYNLLTRHAELEVIPAAQHYGLGIIPWSPLHGGLLSGVIRKMASGGAARGTSGRSADALAEHRPTIEAYEKLCADLGHDPADVALAWLLSRPGVTAPIVGPRTMDQLDRNLGALDVDLDEATLTRLDELFPPVGNGGPGPEAWAW, encoded by the coding sequence ATGGAGTACACGAATCTGGGGCGCACCGGCCTGTCGGTCAGCCGGCTCTGCCTGGGCACGATGAACTTCGGGCCGCAGACCAGCGAGCCGGACAGCTTCGCCATCATGGACCGGGCGCTGGACCACGGCATCAACTTCTTCGACACCGCGAACGTCTACGGCTGGAAGCTCGGCGAGGGTGTCACCGAGCAGATCATCGGTCGCTGGTTCGACCAGGGCGGCGGCCGGCGGGACAAGGTGGTGCTGGCCACCAAGGTGTACGGCAAGATGAGCGACTGGCCCAACGACCAGGGACTCTCGGCCCGGCACATCATCCGTGCCTGCGAGGAGTCGCTGCGCCGGCTGCGTACCGACACCATCGACCTGTACCAGATGCACCACGTCTCCCGGACCACGCCGTGGGAGGAGATCTGGCAGGCGATGGAGACGCTGGTCGCGCAGGGCAAGGTGCTCTACGTCGGCTCGTCGAACTTCGCCGGCTGGCACATCGCCCAGGCGCAGGCCGCCGCCGGCAGGCGGAACTTCCTCGGCCTGGTCTCCGAACAGTCGATCTACAACCTGCTCACCCGGCACGCCGAGCTGGAGGTGATCCCGGCCGCCCAGCACTATGGCCTGGGCATCATCCCCTGGTCACCGCTGCACGGCGGGCTGCTCTCCGGGGTGATCCGCAAGATGGCCTCCGGTGGGGCGGCGCGCGGCACGTCCGGCCGTTCGGCCGACGCGCTGGCCGAGCACCGGCCGACCATCGAGGCGTACGAGAAGCTCTGTGCCGACCTCGGCCACGACCCGGCCGACGTGGCGCTGGCCTGGCTGCTCTCCCGGCCCGGGGTGACCGCCCCGATCGTCGGCCCGCGCACCATGGACCAGTTGGACCGCAACCTCGGCGCGCTCGACGTCGACCTGGACGAGGCGACCCTGACCCGCCTCGACGAGCTCTTCCCGCCGGTCGGCAACGGCGGCCCCGGCCCGGAGGCCTGGGCCTGGTAG
- a CDS encoding MFS transporter, with product MTGVKEARPRGARRWAIDLRPLRVPAFRRIWLGGGVAMLGFQFTAVAVPVEMYDLTRDSLWVGLLGVAGFVPLLVFGLWGGAVADARDRRSVLLASQAVLWLSMLALLAQSLLRVGNPTLLLVLVALQSVGFAVSGAARTASLPRLVPPELVPAASTLNYTTFTAASVVGPLLAGLIFAGWRTEVALPIAYGLDALFFTAAVWATVRMPALPPDPDPDGDGTPRRAGLASVVDGLRYLGATPVLLSSFAIDLIAMILAMPRALFPEIAESRFGGGAAVGWLYSAIAIGAMAGGLTSGWIGRIRRQGRALVLAVVGWGLAIAAAGLARQLWLMVLLLAVAGAADLVSAVLRQSMLLVYAPDRMRGRLQGVNTVVVAGGPRLGDLRAGAMAAGFGTSVAMVGGGLAAAALAVVLVVAFPVLLRYRAVTTADRD from the coding sequence GTGACCGGGGTCAAGGAGGCCCGGCCGCGCGGGGCGCGCCGCTGGGCGATCGACCTGCGCCCGCTGCGGGTGCCCGCGTTCCGCCGGATCTGGCTCGGCGGCGGCGTCGCCATGCTGGGTTTCCAGTTCACCGCCGTGGCAGTGCCGGTGGAGATGTACGACCTGACCCGCGACTCGTTGTGGGTGGGCCTGCTCGGGGTGGCCGGGTTCGTGCCGCTGCTGGTCTTCGGGCTCTGGGGCGGGGCCGTCGCCGACGCCCGGGACCGACGCTCGGTTCTGCTGGCCAGCCAGGCGGTCCTCTGGCTGTCGATGCTGGCCCTGCTGGCCCAGTCCCTGCTGCGGGTGGGGAACCCGACGTTGTTGCTGGTGCTGGTGGCCCTCCAGTCGGTCGGGTTCGCGGTCAGCGGGGCGGCCCGCACGGCCAGCCTGCCGCGCCTGGTCCCGCCGGAGCTGGTGCCGGCGGCGAGCACGCTGAACTACACCACCTTCACCGCCGCGTCGGTGGTGGGCCCGCTGCTGGCTGGCCTGATCTTCGCCGGCTGGCGGACCGAGGTCGCGCTGCCCATCGCGTACGGCCTGGACGCGCTCTTCTTCACCGCGGCGGTGTGGGCGACCGTGCGGATGCCGGCGCTCCCGCCGGACCCGGACCCGGACGGCGACGGCACCCCCCGCCGGGCCGGCCTGGCCAGCGTCGTCGACGGGCTGCGGTACCTCGGCGCCACCCCGGTGCTGCTCTCGTCGTTCGCCATCGACCTGATCGCGATGATCCTGGCCATGCCCCGGGCGCTCTTCCCGGAGATCGCCGAGAGCCGGTTCGGTGGTGGCGCGGCGGTGGGCTGGCTCTACAGCGCCATCGCGATCGGCGCGATGGCGGGCGGCCTGACGTCGGGCTGGATCGGTCGGATCCGCCGGCAGGGGCGGGCCCTGGTGCTCGCCGTGGTCGGCTGGGGCCTGGCGATCGCGGCGGCCGGGCTGGCCCGCCAGCTCTGGCTGATGGTGCTGCTGCTCGCGGTGGCCGGCGCGGCCGACCTGGTCAGCGCGGTGCTGCGCCAGTCGATGCTGCTGGTGTACGCGCCGGACCGGATGCGCGGCCGGCTCCAGGGGGTCAACACCGTCGTGGTGGCCGGCGGTCCGCGACTCGGCGACCTGCGGGCCGGTGCGATGGCCGCCGGGTTCGGGACGAGCGTGGCCATGGTCGGCGGTGGCCTGGCCGCAGCGGCCCTCGCCGTGGTGCTGGTGGTGGCCTTCCCGGTGCTGCTGCGTTACCGCGCGGTCACCACGGCCGACCGCGACTGA